The following coding sequences lie in one Zingiber officinale cultivar Zhangliang chromosome 2B, Zo_v1.1, whole genome shotgun sequence genomic window:
- the LOC122047066 gene encoding DDT domain-containing protein DDR4-like, whose amino-acid sequence MASASSSPCRRLLPTSSSPSLGLCPGIAPATLQLDLPFRSRSIPAMPDDPPATPSPAADGSPPPADDSRPRHSTNELYPRKTRLPRACTSRPPSAAASSLPPPPERRLTRREKEEQQKAGRVITQLVEPPSPPQLPRWELRSMWELASILNFLHVFRPLLNIVAEFSAEELETALLTPNSTLDDVHMPLLKVIPPVTRMALGRATWITVLCRKLRDWWHWVADGEVPIVASHGTEIEKYKMLQPMTRVVILKALCDIRVEQEDIRTFIDNSLKNGIQLSTFRKERIGSVSHGISYWYEDDPIVGHRLYREIRRVETKNTRAKRSSATPSTSLQWETVATNLDEFQGVSEKLFSSKNRTEASLGKKLKIDCLPGIEKIHKKKERLFKKQHREAILLDSFVTADGISLGRSLRDRKPVTYTFDDYDRSISEAIKITKKRQCSPENVRKVVAASPELYANGNWNGPSQIDPTDIDDAQSPHSNDKEETDVDHQDENLDRRQRKRPQRYSEKDFVNTVSDIDADYGSDDDIVGEAVYDDEYLRSRKKRKALSGSEGDEEYRWEEENAEDEEDEEEEEYSLSTSEDMEEKWHIKKFPSRTRRETKLRSVDKLQTGLRRSKRSMRSHINYRQYEQSDTDTDSARPADTDTDSARPDNSNATDEHSDASGDLELSTASQDSAEEGSKELADREMTVDHIEDGHNEQQQAVEKMDNDREEYGLQRLRYLDLNKLATGTSFDEGPSTKDGDVHDS is encoded by the exons atgGCCTCCGCTTCTTCTTCCCCATGCCGTCGCCTCCTCCCTACTTCCTCGTCACCCTCCCTTGGCCTCTGCCCCGGCATCGCACCCGCCACGCTGCAGCTCGATCTCCCCTTCCGTTCTCGCTCCATCCCTGCCATGCCCGACGATCCACCCGCCACGCCGTCCCCCGCTGCGGACGGATCCCCTCCCCCCGCGGACGACTCTCGCCCGCGTCACTCCACCAATGAACTCTATCCCCGGAAAACTCGCTTGCCTCGTGCCTGTACCTCCCGTCCACCCTCCGCAGCCGCCTCTAGCCTCCCACCGCCGCCTGAGCGCCGCCTCACGCGCCGGGAGAAGGAGGAGCAGCAGAAGGCCGGGAGGGTGATCACGCAGCTGGTCGAGCCTCCGTCACCACCGCAACTTCCCCGCTGGGAGCTCCGGTCCATGTGGGAGCTTGCCTCcatcctcaacttccttcat GTTTTCAGACCTCTGCTGAACATTGTTGCGGAGTTCTCAGCGGAGGAGCTCGAGACGGCGCTTTTGACGCCCAACAGCACTCTGGATGACGTGCACATGCCTCTCCTAAAG GTGATTCCTCCAGTAACTCGCATGGCTCTAGGGCGTGCAACTTGGATTACTGTGCTCTGCCGAAAGTTAAGAGATTGGTGGCACTGG GTTGCCGATGGTGAGGTCCCAATTGTTGCATCTCACGG GACAGAGATTGAGAAATATAAAATGCTTCAGCCTATGACAAGAGTGGTgattttgaaggcactttgtgACATACGTGTTGAG CAAGAAGACATTCGAACTTTTATTGATAATTCTTTGAAAAATGGCATCCAACTTTCAACTTTTCGCAAAGAAAGGATTGGTAGTGTTTCACATGGGATTTCCTATTG GTATGAAGATGATCCTATTGTTGGTCATAGATTATACCGTGAAATTAGACGAGTTGAGACAAAAAACACCAGGGCAAAAAGATCATCAGCGACTCCCTCTACATCTTTGCAGTGGGAAACTGTTGCAACTAACTTGGATGAATTTCAAGGAGTTTCT GAGAAGCTGTTTTCAAGTAAAAACAGAACGGAAGCCTCTCTTGGAAAGAAACTAAAAATTGATTGTCTGCCAGGGATTGAGAAAATTCATAAA AAAAAGGAAAGATTGTTCAAAAAGCAACACAGGGAAGCGATCCTCCTTGATAGCTTTGTGACTGCAGATGGAATTTCATTAGGTCGCTCCCTTCGTGATAGAAAACCTGTCACATATACATTTG ATGACTATGACCGCTCTATCAGTGAAGCTATTAAAATCACCAA GAAAAGACAATGCTCACCTGAAAATGTTAGAAAAGTTGTTGCTGCGAGTCCTGAGTTATATGCAAATGGTAATTGGAATGGACCttctcaaatagatccaaccgaCATTGATGATGCACAGTCCCCACATTCAAATGACAAAGAAGAAACTGATGTTGACCATCAGGATGAGAATCTCGACCGCAG GCAAAGAAAAAGACCTCAGAGATATTCAGAGAAAGATTTTGTGAATACCGTCTCAGATATTGATGCAGATTACGGCAGTGATGATGACATAGTAGGGGAAGCAGTATACGACGATGAATATTTGAGAAGTAGAAAAAAGAGAAAGGCATTGAGTGGTTCAGAGGGGGATGAGGAATATCGTTGGGAGGAGGAAAATGCTGAAGATGaggaagatgaggaagaagaggaatatTCTCTCAGTACGAGTGAAGATATGGAAGAGAAGTGGCATATTAAGAAGTTTCCAAGTCGAACTAGACGAGAAACAAAGTTGAGATCGGTTGATAAACTCCAGACAGGCCTAAGACGGAGCAAGAGATCAATGCGATCGCATATAAATTACCGACAGTATGAGCAATCTGATACAGATACTGATTCAGCCAGACCAGCTGATACAGATACAGATTCAGCCAGACCAGACAATTCAAATGCAACAGATGAACATTCTGATGCATCAGGCGATCTAGAACTTTCAACGGCAAGTCAAGATTCTGCTGAAGAAGGCAGCAAAGAATTGGCAGATAGAGAGATGACTGTGGACCATATCGAGGATGGACACAATGAGCAGCAACAAGCAGTAGAAAAGATGGATAATGACAGAGAGGAGTATGGCCTCCAAAGACTAAGGTATCTAGACCTTAACAAACTTGCCACCGGGACAAGTTTCGACGAAGGCCCAAGCACCAAAGATGGAGATGTGCATGACTCCTAG
- the LOC122048672 gene encoding uncharacterized protein LOC122048672 gives MASVYLNVELHGNDHVEATSTMNPSTAALPLLILLLLLLPRDSQAAAAGDPLVRDTCKRAADSSDGHVDLGFCVQALESDAGSAVVADARRLALISANLTLANVTRTIYLAKTWVEYLTSCQEIYAEMSANVTDAMRTMEAGDLAGAARKMEAAAMLPNECDILLFQGDGSVDWGSNPLRKQDNYALFLASTSLAILRSLN, from the coding sequence ATGGCCAGTGTCTATTTAAACGTCGAGCTCCATGGCAATGATCACGTCGAAGCAACGAGCACTATGAATCCCTCCACCGCCGCCCTCCCcctcctcatcctcctcctcctcctcctcccccgaGATTCCCAAGCGGCTGCTGCCGGTGATCCCCTGGTCAGGGACACATGCAAGCGCGCTGCCGACAGCTCCGACGGCCACGTGGACTTGGGGTTCTGCGTGCAAGCTCTGGAGTCGGACGCGGGCAGCGCCGTCGTAGCCGACGCCCGGCGCCTCGCGCTCATATCCGCCAACCTGACGCTGGCCAACGTCACGCGCACGATTTACCTCGCCAAGACCTGGGTCGAGTACCTGACCAGCTGCCAGGAGATCTACGCGGAGATGAGCGCCAACGTGACGGACGCCATGAGGACGATGGAAGCGGGGGACCTGGCTGGCGCCGCCAGGAAGATGGAGGCGGCCGCGATGTTGCCGAACGAGTGCGACATTCTGTTGTTCCAGGGCGACGGCAGCGTCGACTGGGGATCCAACCCTTTGCGGAAGCAGGACAATTACGCCTTGTTCTTGGCTTCCACCTCTTTGGCCATCTTACGCTCCCTAAATTGA